Within Streptomyces albofaciens JCM 4342, the genomic segment AATTCTACCAGCCACTCTTTCCGCAATTCCGTCCTCCGGAATGCCGGCACACCGCCGCGCGCCGGGGCGCGGTGGCGGTCCAAGTGCAGGGCGGAAGGCAGGAGTTGCAGAGTCGCGGGGCTCCCCGGATGGCAGCTCCCTGATCACAGGAAGAAAGGATTCCATCACCGGGCCTCCTTGGAGGAGTACGCCGGCGTCAACAGGCTGGTACTTCACTCGGACGAGTTATCCGGGGCGCAGTCGACATCCATGCCGAGAGTGGGTCGTACGACAAGTAGGACAAGCTTTTCATGTGGCTGTGCGACCGCGAAGGCGACGGATATCCGGCCCCGCCGCCTTTCGCGAGGAGAAACCGGCGGGAAACGCCGACGGCGGCGCACCTCCGGAATTCCCGGGGCGCGCCGCCGTCCGTGCCGCCGTCCGCGCTGCTATCCGGCCGCTCCGGCACCCGCCGCGCACGCCGGGTGGCCCCAGCCCTCGGAGTTCTTCGAGATCGGCTCGCCCTTGCCGTACGCCTGCCCGCAGCGGCACTGTCCGGGGAACCGCGCCTTGATGGTCCCCCGCGACGGCCGCGGGCCCTTGCCCTGGCGCGCCGCCGGGACCCGCCCGGCACGCGACGGCCGCGCCGCCCCGCCGGAGGAGGCGGCGGGCGGCTCCGGTTCCGGCAGCGCGGAGCCGAGGGCGCTGCCGATGGCCTGCTGGGTGCGGGCGGTCTCGCTGGCCGCTCCGTCCGCCGCCGCGTTCAGCGGGTCGCCGTCGACCTGGTGCGCCGGTACGTACACGAAGTCCACCGACCGCCCGGCGAGCAGCTCGTCGATCGCGACGATCAGGTCCCGGTTGGCCACCGGCTTGCCCGCGGCGGTCTTCCACCCCTTCTTCCGCCACCCCGGCAGCCAGGTGGTGACCGCCTTCATCGCGTACTGCGAGTCCATCCGCACCTGGAGCGGCACCGCGGGGTCGGTGGCCGCCAACAGCTCCCGCAGCGCGGTCAGTTCCGCCACATTGTTGGTCGCGGTGCCCAGCGGCCCGGCCTCCCAGCGCTCCACGGCGCCCGTGGCCCCCGCGATGACCCATGCCCAGGCCGCGGGCCCGGGGTTTCCTTTCGACGCCCCGTCGCAGGCGGCGGTGATCAGTTCTGCCATCCTTCGATACTGCCAGTACTCCGGACCTTCCCCGACCAGGGCCCCGGCGGTCGCACGCGGCCCGCCGGGGCCCCGCCGCGTCAGCAGGTGGGGCGCTGGGCGTGGGCCGGGTCGAGCGCGTTCAGGGCGAGGCGGGTCGCCGTCCGGTTGTAGGTGATGTTGAGGTGGGTGATGGGGCTGATCAGGCAGTGGCTCTGGACCGTCTCGTTGGTGACGTTGCGGGCCGGCGCCAGGAACGCCGAGGAGTAGGGGGTCACGACCTCGTCGTACCAGGTGGTGATGACGGTGTAGTCGACGGCCGGGTCGGTCTCGCCGCCGGCGTTCAGCTCCTTGAGGAAGCGCGAGCCGACGACCTGCTGCTCGCAGGCGGGGCAGGCCGCGCCGACCACGACGTCGACGCCGGGTATCAGCCGGGCCAGCAGGCCGAGGCCGAGGAGCGAGGTGCCATGGTTGGGCGGGACGAAGGCGACGAGCCTGCCGGTCTTCGCGGCTCCGCCCAGGTTCTTGATGTAGTACCGCGGCATCATGCCGCCCTGCGAGTAGCCGACGAGGTCGACCTTGTCCGCGCCGGTCGCCGCCCGCACCCGGTCGACGAACGCGGCGAGCTGCCCGGCCGACTTCGCGATGTCGCCGGTGGCGAGAACGGGACCCTGGGCACCTCCGTAGTTGAGGGCGAAGACGCAGTAGCCGGCGTCCTTGAGCGTGGGGGAGAGGGCGGCCCAGTTGGCGTACCGGTTCTCGAAGGTGCCGTGCACGAGGACGACCGGGCGGGGGTGCGCCCGGCCCGGCTTGCACGACCAGTCGTTCGCGCCGATGGGCAGGGCGGTCGGCTTGGCGACCGAGTAGAGGAAGGCGGACAGGAAGTCGCCCTGCCGCGGCCCGACGGGGTCGGCGGCGGTGGGGGAAGCGGTCGCGTGCGGTGCGGAGGCCGCCGTCGCGGCGGTGGCCCGTGCGGTCGCGGCCTGGGCGCCCGGTGCCGTGACCGTGCCGGTCAGCACCAGACCGGCCGTCACCACCAGGCCGGTCAGCGCGGCCAGTGGCCGTCGGCGGCGTCTCGTGCGCATGGTCCCGTTGCTGCGCATCACGTGTACTCCTCTTGCCGTGGATCGGTACGGACACAAGAAGGGCGGACGCGGCACGCCGGACCGGCACCCCGTGTACCGGGGCCGGGAAGAAGCTACCGGCGCGTAACGTCGGGACCACGCTCGCGCCGCAAGGGCCGTTACGCCAGGGAAAAGGGCCCGGTGGCGAGAAATGTGTCACATGGATGACATCTTCGGGGGCCGCCGGGTCAGCCACCGGAGCCGGTGGAGGGACTACGGGAGGCGGTGGGCGGCGGGCCGTCGCCGCCCCCGGGCGCGTACGAGGCTGGACCGCCGGGGCCGGAACGGGGCACGATCCCGGCCCGGGGACTCGAACGCCCTGCCGCCCATGGTCCGGAGGAGGCCCGCGATGCAGAACCCGCCCGGCGAGACGTTCGCGCGCGGGCCCTGGCACGAACTGCCGTCGTCGTTCGGCTCGTTGCTGCGCCCCAGGATCGACACCATCGCCACCGACATGGTCGAGGCCATCCGCGAGGAGGTGCCCGCCTACCGGCGCCCGCTCGACTCCGCCCTGGGGCGCGACCTGGTCGACTCGGTGTGCCGTGCGATGCGCCAGTTCGCGGAGCTGGCGGAGGCCCCCGAGAGCGCGCAGGACCACCACGTACGGCACTTCCGCCACCTGGGGCGCGTGGAATTCCTCAACGGGCGCACCACGGACGGCCTCCAGGCCGCCTTCCGCGTCGGCGCGCGGGTCGGCAGCCGCCGCTACGCGGAGATCGCCCGGACGGCTTCGCTGCCCACCGAGATCGTCCTGCCGCTGCACGAAGCGGTGCTGACGCACATCAACGCCCTGTCCAACGAGGCGGTCAGGGGGTTCGTCGCCGCGCAGGCCCGCGCGGAGGGCGAGGTGCAGCGCAGTCGGCGCGCCCTGGCGCAGGCGCTGCTGGAACAGCCGCGCGGCACGCCCCGCGAGCCGCTCGAAGCGCTCGCCGCGCGGGCCCGCTGGCCGCTGCCCCGCAAGGTCGCCTGCCTCGTCGTACGGGACGCCGCGGGCAGCCGGTTCACCGTGCCGGGGCTGGGCGGGGAGGTCCTGGCGCTGTCGCGCGGAGCGGACCTCGTGGTGGTTCTCCCGGAGCCGGGGGACGGCGGCCCGGCCGGTATCGAGGACGTACGGGGCGCGGTCCGCGGCCGGACCGCGGCACTCGGCCCGGCCGTCGCGCCGCGCGACGCCTGGGTGTCGCTGGTGTGCGTGCGGCTGGCGCTGAACCACCACCGGGACACGGGCGCGCCGGACGGCGGCCTCCTGGTCGTCGCCGACCGGCTGGCCGACGTGCACCTGCTGGGCGGCGCGCACATCGGGCGCCTGCTGGCGGACCGTGCGCTGGGCGCGCTCGACGGGCTGCCCGCGGGCCGGGCGGCGCGGCTGGCGGAGACGCTCGACGCCCTGCTCATGTCATGGGGCCGCAGTGCCCCCGAGGTCGCCCAGGCCCTGGGCATCCACCCGCAGACGGCCCGCAAGCGCCTGCGTCAGCTGGACACCCTCTTCGACGGCCGCCTCGCCGACCCGGACTTCCGCTTCGCGGCGCTGCTGGCGTTGCGGACGCGGGCGCTGGGGAGGTGAGCAAGCGGTCGGGCGGTCACTTCGGTCCGTGGTGGCCGTTCCCGATCCCGAGGGCTCACTGCGGCTTCAGGGGATCGTGTCCGATGTCCATCAGGCCGTGGCGCCAGTCCGTACCGCCGGCCGTCACGTCCGTACCCGCCGGGCGCTGGGTGCCGACGATCTCTACGACGCGGCGCATGGCCGCCGCGTCGTCGTCGGTGAGGTCGGTGCGGCGCTTGCCGAGGATCTCCAGGACCTGCCGCCCCAGGGGCCGCCCGGCCCGGTCGGGGACCTCCTCGCTGTTCTCGCCCGCGGCCTCGACGCTCAGCCACTCCTGCAGCTCACGTGAGGTCATGTTGACGGCCCGGTGGAACTCGTCCCACAGTTCGTCGCCGACCTGCGCTGTCATGGACGCCTCCTGGAGATCGTTCTGAAGGGAGATCGTTCTGCCCGTACGCAGACTGGGTGTCCAGCGGTCCGCCCGGACAAACCCGGCGATCGGCCGTTCCGGTACGTCGGCCGCGCGTCCGGGCGGCGCGGTCCGCCGCACCCGCCACCGGCGGCCTCACGTGCCGCCCGCCCCACCCGCCTCACGTACCACCCGCCCCACCGGCCCCGCGCAGCCCCGTCAGCACCGGCCGGTGGTCGCTGCCGAGGTGGTCCGGCAGCACGGTGGACGCGGTGGCCGTCAGGCCGCGCAGCAGGACGTGGTCGATGCGGACCAGCGGGAACGCCGCGGGCCAGGTGAAGCCCGGACCGCGCCCGGCCTCCCGCTGCGCGGCGGCCAGCTGCCGGGCCAGCGGCGCCAGCCCCCGGTCGCGCAGGCTGCCGTTGAGATCGCCGAGCAGCACCACACGGTCCGCCGGGTCCTCCCGCACCCGGCCGGCCAGCTCGGCCGCGCTCCGGTCCCGCGCCTCTACGGTGAATCCCGCGTCGGCCCGCACCCGTACGGACGGCAGGCGCACGGCGTAGACGGCGGTGTCGCCGCCCGGGGTGCCGACCAGCGCCCGTACGACGTGCGGCCAGGCGCCGCCCAGATTGAGGGCCGCCGTTTCGCGTACCGGGTAACGGGACCACAGGCCGAGGGTGTTGGCCGTCACGTGGTACGGATAGACCGCGCCCAGCGCCCGTTCGTACGCGGGCACGGCCGACGCGGGCACCTTCTCCAGCGCCACCACGTCGGCCCCCGTGCCGATCACCTGCCGGGCGACCTCGGCGGGTGCCGTGCGGTCGCCGCCGACGTTGAACGTCAGGACGTGGAAGTCGGCCCGCCCGCCGTCCCCGCCCGAGAGGTAGCCGGGCAGGAACACACAGGCCCACACCACCCCGGGCACCAGCGCGGCGGCCGCCCCCGCCACCGAGCGGCGCAGTGCCGCCCACCCCAGCAGGACCGGCACGACCGCACCGAACCAGGGCAGCGCGGTCTCGGCCAGACTCCCGAGGTGCCCCGGTGTGTTGGGCAGCAGCCCGGGGAAGGCCAGCAGCCCGGCGAGGAGCAGGGCGGGGACGGCGATGCGCAGCCCCGGGCGTCGCGCGGCACGGGCGGCGGCGCCCCGGGTGGACGTGCTCACCGGGCCCCGCCCCTCTGCGTACGGCGGGACAGGCAGTGCCATCCCACGACGGCGAACGCCACCGCCGTACAGCCCGCGCCGAGCAGTCCCGCGCAGATCAGCGGGGTGACGGCCGGCGGGGACAGCGCGACGGCGGTGACCACCAGCGCCGGCAGCACGGCCACGGCGAGCAGGGCGCGGAGGGCCCCGGCCGGGCCCGCGCCGGACGCCGGCGGGCCCGGGACGACCGGTCTCGGTACGGTCGGACCCGGCACCGTCGGATCCGGCACGGTCGGACCCGCCACGGTCCGATGCGGCTTCACGGACATCTGCTGCACGGGTCCCTGCTGCACGGGTATCTGGTGCGGCTTCACGGTGGTCCTCCTCGGGAGTACCGATGGGCGCGGTTCGGTGGTCGCGGTCCTGTGGGCACGGTCCTGTGGCCGCGGTCGGGGCCCGGAGCGCCGGGCCCCGCGTTCAGGCGGCGTCGCGGCGGTGCTCGGCGGGGAGCAGCAGCACGCGGTCGTCCGCGTCGTACTCGTACAGTTCGGCGTAGCGGCCCCAGGTGACCGCGGTGGCCAGCTGCCGGTGCGCGGCGCGCTCGGAGGCGTTGCCGCGCAGCCGTCCGATCAGGTACGGCTCGCGCAGCCGGCCGCTGTCGGAGGCCAGCAGGAGCGTGCGGATGGTCGCGATGAGCGGGACGTTGGCGAGCGCGGCGGCCGCGAACAGGTGCTTGCGCGGGAGGATGTCGGCGCGGGCGAAGCCGCGGCCGGTGCCCGTCAGGTGCAGCCGGTTGCCCGCGACCCTGGCGTAGCCGAGCAGCTGCGCCGCCTCGACCACCGGCATCAGATCGTCCACCTCGTACGCCAGCGCGTCGGCCAGCGCGGGCAGGTCCACCGCCCCGCCCCGGGTGTCCAGGAGCTCCAGCAGGCCGGTGAGCGCTTCCACGGTGGCCGTCGGCAGCGGCTCGGCGGCCCGCAGCGGATCCTGGCCGGGACCGGCCGCGGGCGTGGTGCGCTGCCCGGTCAGCGCCTCGTAGGCGTCCTCGACCAGCGCCTGGAAGCCGTGGTCGCGGCGGTCGCGGGGCTGCGGCAGGGCGACCCGCAGGTCGGCCTTGATCCGGCCGGGACGGGTGTCGAGCACCAGGACGCGGTCGGCGAGCTGGACGGCCTCCTCGATGGAGTGGGTGACCAGCAGGACGGTGCGGGTGGGGG encodes:
- a CDS encoding helix-turn-helix domain-containing protein produces the protein MQNPPGETFARGPWHELPSSFGSLLRPRIDTIATDMVEAIREEVPAYRRPLDSALGRDLVDSVCRAMRQFAELAEAPESAQDHHVRHFRHLGRVEFLNGRTTDGLQAAFRVGARVGSRRYAEIARTASLPTEIVLPLHEAVLTHINALSNEAVRGFVAAQARAEGEVQRSRRALAQALLEQPRGTPREPLEALAARARWPLPRKVACLVVRDAAGSRFTVPGLGGEVLALSRGADLVVVLPEPGDGGPAGIEDVRGAVRGRTAALGPAVAPRDAWVSLVCVRLALNHHRDTGAPDGGLLVVADRLADVHLLGGAHIGRLLADRALGALDGLPAGRAARLAETLDALLMSWGRSAPEVAQALGIHPQTARKRLRQLDTLFDGRLADPDFRFAALLALRTRALGR
- a CDS encoding esterase/lipase family protein — protein: MRSNGTMRTRRRRRPLAALTGLVVTAGLVLTGTVTAPGAQAATARATAATAASAPHATASPTAADPVGPRQGDFLSAFLYSVAKPTALPIGANDWSCKPGRAHPRPVVLVHGTFENRYANWAALSPTLKDAGYCVFALNYGGAQGPVLATGDIAKSAGQLAAFVDRVRAATGADKVDLVGYSQGGMMPRYYIKNLGGAAKTGRLVAFVPPNHGTSLLGLGLLARLIPGVDVVVGAACPACEQQVVGSRFLKELNAGGETDPAVDYTVITTWYDEVVTPYSSAFLAPARNVTNETVQSHCLISPITHLNITYNRTATRLALNALDPAHAQRPTC
- a CDS encoding ribonuclease H family protein gives rise to the protein MAELITAACDGASKGNPGPAAWAWVIAGATGAVERWEAGPLGTATNNVAELTALRELLAATDPAVPLQVRMDSQYAMKAVTTWLPGWRKKGWKTAAGKPVANRDLIVAIDELLAGRSVDFVYVPAHQVDGDPLNAAADGAASETARTQQAIGSALGSALPEPEPPAASSGGAARPSRAGRVPAARQGKGPRPSRGTIKARFPGQCRCGQAYGKGEPISKNSEGWGHPACAAGAGAAG
- a CDS encoding endonuclease/exonuclease/phosphatase family protein, which gives rise to MSTSTRGAAARAARRPGLRIAVPALLLAGLLAFPGLLPNTPGHLGSLAETALPWFGAVVPVLLGWAALRRSVAGAAAALVPGVVWACVFLPGYLSGGDGGRADFHVLTFNVGGDRTAPAEVARQVIGTGADVVALEKVPASAVPAYERALGAVYPYHVTANTLGLWSRYPVRETAALNLGGAWPHVVRALVGTPGGDTAVYAVRLPSVRVRADAGFTVEARDRSAAELAGRVREDPADRVVLLGDLNGSLRDRGLAPLARQLAAAQREAGRGPGFTWPAAFPLVRIDHVLLRGLTATASTVLPDHLGSDHRPVLTGLRGAGGAGGT
- a CDS encoding nitrate/sulfonate/bicarbonate ABC transporter ATP-binding protein, which translates into the protein MNTRTTPVISVRGLRKDFPGPSGGVLPVLDDVTFDLYEGQVVALLGKSGSGKSTLLRHVAGLLAPSGGTVHYRGEPVTGPHPGTAMLFQSFALMPWLTVQQNVELGLQARGVHAAERRGRALRAIDMVGLDGFENAYPKELSGGMRQRVGFARALVVEPDVLLMDEPFSALDVLTAQTLRNELLELLAHPDTPTRTVLLVTHSIEEAVQLADRVLVLDTRPGRIKADLRVALPQPRDRRDHGFQALVEDAYEALTGQRTTPAAGPGQDPLRAAEPLPTATVEALTGLLELLDTRGGAVDLPALADALAYEVDDLMPVVEAAQLLGYARVAGNRLHLTGTGRGFARADILPRKHLFAAAALANVPLIATIRTLLLASDSGRLREPYLIGRLRGNASERAAHRQLATAVTWGRYAELYEYDADDRVLLLPAEHRRDAA
- a CDS encoding DUF3140 domain-containing protein → MTAQVGDELWDEFHRAVNMTSRELQEWLSVEAAGENSEEVPDRAGRPLGRQVLEILGKRRTDLTDDDAAAMRRVVEIVGTQRPAGTDVTAGGTDWRHGLMDIGHDPLKPQ